One Ostrea edulis chromosome 6, xbOstEdul1.1, whole genome shotgun sequence genomic window, GCGCTCTTCAAGCTATGGACAACAATCAAAACTAGCTCAACTTGCTCATGATGTAAGAAGGAAAGTAGGGTCCTTTGAATCTGTTCGTAATCCAGGTATGGATAAACAGTTATTTCACCGTACGTCTAATGATTCTATTGGACATTTGTCTATCTCATCCAAGGCATCGTCTTCTGAATCTCTGCGTCTCTCAAGTAGGAACTCGGAATATGTAGACATGCACTTGGAAAAAAGTAATGACACCGGATATATAGACATGAGTATCGGAACACCTAAAAGTAGAAAGTCTAGTGCCTGCCATTCTAGGAGTTCATCTAACCAAAGCCTTAGTTCTTCACCTGCAGTCATGAACAGTTTTGGAATAAAACAGGACACATCACCAagcataaaaataatcaaatccAGTGATGGAATTGCTCAAAAATCATCTAGTTTAAATGTGAATTCTCGATCATCCATAGCAAGCCGGAGTCCATGTGGATCAGGAAGGGAATCAGAGGATGAAAGTTATGTTCCATATGCTCCTGGGATTTCTGGAGAAAACCAAGTGCAAGAGACAAGGTCGGGGTCAGTTTCTGATAAGAAAACAAGTATAAGGTCAAATTCACTTTCCTCTGAAAGAAGACCTGGATCTAGATCAGGGTCATTTGGGTCAGATAAAAATCCAGATTCCAGATCTAATTCTTTTGGCACATATACAAGGCCAAGTCCAAGGTCTGGATCATTTAAAGCTGATCAGAAATCTCACAAGGGAACCAGACTTGGCCGGCACAGTCCCAAAACCAGCACAGTGCCCAGTGAGACTCAGAAAAATGTGGACAAAAAGACTGCAAAACAATCAGATGATAATCAGTATATTGATTATGAACCCGGTACTGTAGAAGTAGGAAATAATGCAGAAAATCCACAGGTGGTCAACACAGAATGCAATTCTTCAGTTGTGTCCAAAACAACAGTTGAAAAACCAAGCGTCCAGCTCCCTCAGTATAGTATGTCTACAGACCCCTTGTTTTGCGAGATGCTTTTAGTAAGTCAGAAAGGTAGTGAGAGTGATAAAGCTGGAGAAAATGAATCTGTGAAGACTGCAGAGACAAGCTCAAACAGTCAGCCCAAAGTTAGCCCTTCAGAAAACTCAAACACCCAGCCAAAAATTAACTCTTCAGAAAACTATTCCTATATGGAGTATGCCCCAGAAGACTACAACTCGGTGGAACCCTCTCTAAAAAGTCCCACAGTTGCACGGTCGTACATCAATAAGGAGTCCGAAGACAGGTTAGTGAAGGAAACTGGAGGAAAACAGGAAGCAGGTGTTCATAAATCACAGGGCAGTGTTCCAACAGAGGCAGAAATCAAGTCTAGCAATGAACAGAAGGAGAAGAAACAGAGGAATGATAGCAAGAAAGAAAAGAGTGAGGCAGTGGTGAGGCAGGTGCTCCCTTTGAAGACTGTTTTACTGGACAGTGGGGAGGAAGATGACGGGTATGTGGGCTTGGACTTCGGAGACCAGAAACGGAATTCTGATCTATCGTACCTCTCCAAACCACCAGGCAGGGGAAAACAGGCGGACGATACGTCTCTCTCCAAACCACCAGGCAGGGGAAATCAGGCGAACGGTACGTCTCTCTCCAAACCACCAGGCAGGGGAAATCAGGCGGACGGTACGTCTCTCTCCAAACCACCAGGCAGGGGAAATCAGGCGGACGGTACGTCTCTCTCCAAACCACCAGGCAGGGGAAATCAGGCAGATGGGACATCTCTCTCCAGGCCACCAGGCAGGGGCGAGGGGGAGGGGACGTCAGTGGATGGAGATTTGTACAGTAGGCAGGGCAGTAGAACAGACAGAAGAACGGACAGCAGACCAAGATCTAGCTCAGGGAAAGATGGAGTATGCTGCGATCAGACAGGGAGCACTGGACTCCAGAAAAAGACAAGTGTTAGTTCCCTACAGGAACATGAGAGTGTGTTCAAAGAAAGTAATAAAGAAAATGAGAGAAGCTGTGaatctttaaatttgaaaataccaTTTCCGCTCTCTGTGACATCAAATCAAGAGcttcaaaaacaaaacagtaTGCCATGTGTGGCAGTGGAATCTGAACAGTGTCGTGATGTCAGACGAGAGGAGGAGTTATTTAATCGTCGTAGCTGTTCTGACCTGGCCAGTGAGTATGAAGAAATGTCCCTTCCAATCGCAGGGGGGAAATCATCATCCAGCCAGCAGCTTTCAGCAATGCCCATGCTTAACTATGCCAAGCTTGACCTTGGATCAAGTGAAGAAATTCCAGTAGAGCAAAAATTCCGCCAGACTCGCCATCCCTCGTCCCCGGACGACAGTGGGCCACCGGTTCAAGGGTATGCGGAAATTGACTTCGAAATGtcagataatttaaaaaatgcacgGAGCAAGGAAAAGCTACCTGTGAAATTTTCCTTAGAGTAAATTGTTTTTGTAAGATATGTATAAAAAAGCTTTAACTACACTGAAAGTCTGAAATTCAGAAGGTGTGTACCAGTGTGGTTAAGAGATCAGCCAGTCTGAATGTTGTCTGTGAAATTGTTGTTCGAAATTTCTCTGTAATATACCAACATCAGTGGGTAGAGATAGAAAGCTTTTCTAACAACCCGAATGGAAAGTGGTCATGCAAACTTATCTAAAAGCAGCTCATCATGTGATACAGGTTGTGTGCTTACTGCATAGAATATTAGAATGTGTATTTGTGTGCTGAAGCATGCTTTGTAACACTTTTATGTGCCGACAGAGTTTATATGTGTTCATCCCTGTCAATTGTTATAAAGGCATTGTTACCTTTTTTTGTGTGCAAGTGATGTAACTTAGGCACAGGTGAATGATGGGGTGAACTAATGCCAGAAAAGGAACTATTGAAGATGTCTTTGCATTATCgtatgtgataaaaaaaaaattatggagaaaatttttattttgagcttttaatatttatgtaaagtttagagaaatttatgattttaaattgttttatcgGATTTTAAAAGAAGTGGCTGTTGCATTGTAATTACAggcattatacaattattggtGGTTGTTACTCGTTTACTTTTCAGCCTTTTATCTGAATCCAGTTCAGTTTTAATGACTTATTGCtgattcatatttttattattcatgtaGCCTAGTCATTCTTTTGATAGATTGTATATAACATCAGATGGAAGCAAGAAGATCAAAGTTGCTTTCTGAATCTAATATTGACAACAGTATAACAGATGATAGTAGGTTAGAATTACTAGGGACATTAGGagaaatcacaattttttttattgaagttTGGCATTATCTGTTTGCTATCTGTTTATCTGCAAACATTTATACATCATCGTATCCAGAATCAGGGGTCCGATTTCAATTGTACTTGGCAAAAGCTTGTTTGATCAGAAAAAATTCATTGTATGAAAGCTTATGCTTCCAGTGTTTGGGGTGTAGTCCCTTTTAAAAGTTGCCCGAAGGCTTCATTTTGTTGGAAATATTCGTACTTCTTGAAGTTGTGGCTTTGAATGCAAGGATACAGGAGAGATACAGTTACACGTTGGCTATATCTACATTTTTGTCTTTGGTATCTTTATTAATTGCggtgatagccatttcctcatgaatatgatgcatttgtgaacaatgtgcatatggatcttgataaatatagtacatatgtacatctattttaacggctgggaattttgataaaaattaaagtagaatgtaaatataaaaaataacttGAAATTTAAACCAGGATTATCTCAAAAGTGTTTGCAATAGCTGCCGTTGTTTACTTTTTTGTCCGAGTTTTGGTTGATGATTTGACGTAACTATGGTGGGTAGAGTTTATGCTGTGCTGTGGATCAGTGTATTTAATTCAGatgctaaaaatcatatattcaAAAAAGAATTGTCCTAAAACCTGAATAGGCTATCCCTTAATACTAGAAGTTTCAGTGAGCATTGATTCAGCAGCCCAGTCTAAGTTCTTCAGGTTCATATATACCCCTTGTGTTCTTAATGTGTAACATGGACACTGAGTTCAAAAGGCCCAAGAACTTGTGAAGCCTTTTGGATTTGACTGAAATACCTGGATAATAGCTTTATTATGAAAGCCCCTCTCAACTCCATCAGTTTGACCTTGTGTAAAAgtcaaacattttgaaattgttttcttatagcttttttgaatttttattgtTCAAGAGTTATGGGTTTAAAATAAGAGGGTGGTTTCCCAGAAAGAATGACTTGTATTCAATCCGCCATGCCCCTCAGAAAGACCTTGGGTGAAGGTCGGTTGGTTTAATCCACCCATAGAGCTCTTAATTTTTGGTGACCattaataaatgttattttctGTCACTTTGTGATCAGAGGGTATTGTAataggggagggggaggggttgCCATGGACAGCTAATTTAGATTGGATAATGTTCGTAGTGTCTGGAATCATAAGGTGTCTGTGATTTGTCACTATCCCAGTATTCCATCTCCTGTATGTCAGTTTCTATGTGAAGAAGAGCTTGatacatgttttattatatttcatttactgtGCGTCTCTTATTGAAGTAGTATTATACTGGGGCCTGTACAGCATTATACTGGGGTATGTACAGAGTTATACTGGGGTTGGGGGTAGGGGCAAGGCAGTAGATAGTAGTAACAATGTGAAGTGCCTTACTGCACTGTGAATGTAGAGTTGGAAGCTACATccatttgtatttcatattattgGAAAATTTGTTTTACTGCAAATTGAACATGATGTGAATATAGAactcttttgaaaaatttcctATATTTAGTAACTATAATGAACAAAGGGAACATTCACAAAAATAGTGCCTCGATGTTAAATCTGACAGGACGAGACTGCAGTAAAGTCTTGCGGAATATAGGTGATTTACGGTATCTTGCATGCCCCCCATACCGCAGCATTACACAATGGTATCTAACATAGCAATGTCTGGATATTACACATCAAGTTCTTCTATTCAGCAGAAGGTCAGTTCAttgataaattctataaatGAATAATCGGTATATTTAGTAGAATGCCAATAGAAGGTGGTCAAAATCTTAAGCTATTCTGTTGAATGTACCGCGTAACAAGTTATCTTTAACATAGGATAAGTAATTATATCACTTAAGTattattgtgtacatgtagtactgtAATATCACGAAATATTATGATGTGTAATATCACTAAATATATTATGTgtaatatcacaaaatattacGATGCACAGTAGACCTGGTTGTAAGGCCTGATCAGCTCTGTTCAATGCTCTGGTGTTTTTGTAATTTTGTGTGTTAAAATCATGCTTTTTTGTACAATGTCTTTTACTGAGATCGTTTACTGAAATAGCTGTTCACTAGTATACAAATTATaatatgtgtataacatttttATCCATGATATGACAAGATGTTGCCATGGTTACTGTTATTTGTTGTCCACTATTTCCATGTTACAGAGTATTCAGATATAAAAACagataaatcataaaactgaaaacaTTGAATTAGTTCATttctttttaggtcacctgagtcgcTCAGGTGACCCACTGTTATTGGTCTGCAGCTGTCTTCCATCATGGGTTAacaatcaaacatttttaaggtggttcattacactaaaattttatttgatggcTTGTTTAAATACGCACCAAAccacagcaaaatttggactttAGAATCTCTCATTTGCAAACAAAATgcctttttttatcattctggaAAAGTTCACAAAAAACCATATAAAACGATCTAGAGCTTGtgagaggtgttttaacgagccatcaaataaaattttgatgtaATGAGCTTCCTTAGTTCTTGAAAACTACCATTCCAATCTATTTCAAATTTGGTACGAAGCATCTTTGAGACAAGgggacatagattgtaaattccAGGACTCGTGCACCCCTGGAGCATTAAGGGTaaggcaaaaattgacc contains:
- the LOC125646739 gene encoding uncharacterized protein LOC125646739 isoform X1 — encoded protein: MMEHFDSEDDNVSRASTNRWSMMVFELPGSDILKTGYLKKLKTKKDKFFVLRSTSSSGPARLEYHDSEKKFKAGQLPKRQILLHHCFNINKKADTRQKNCIALYLVDECFAVVIKDTAEVQIWLDLLLEHQNEYLTDVQQPYPHYDYIWQVEIKPKGLGVSKHLSGGYRFCLQDTVCFVKNNSSKIEFEIQMMNIRRCGHKDGFFFMELGRHSPTGSGELWMQVDDAYIAQSMHEVLLSAMREPFRSRSNTSSSGRLRDAEIDGHETRSREGSHGQSSLRNKKKKMSRPGSALSPDVPSVPPISTSPASSHVYENEGRFSGAGVYNPPKPSIITTSETKKSNSHKIPSDSFRERGLSNSMDQQKPRHDSFTSKKSELYGSSPGPDITLIKHLEVRSPSSVENPNSYLVMSPSQRSVSPFRDYPVERPGSSTSDHEIVPKQEGGYMDMKPGTVSNMGTNPDPGYIDMSLSSPHVDKAALTQTNSGYISMGAGHTGRIAVSAPIPIRQNKEPGYMEMGPSSQPLPQIKEGGSGEAYLPMTPSTHSPIPDTDNLRPAKMICYLSDDSMSGDLPKRSFSVGSRPTAKTLRHHTSYVEPKTKEDTTDNGRWQSAPHLIAQKKAQATHQYMNTESSLGSSPMSQSLFSEDSMVEMEYRPRATSESYRPRTSSVGKILSQSRQRSSSYGQQSKLAQLAHDVRRKVGSFESVRNPGMDKQLFHRTSNDSIGHLSISSKASSSESLRLSSRNSEYVDMHLEKSNDTGYIDMSIGTPKSRKSSACHSRSSSNQSLSSSPAVMNSFGIKQDTSPSIKIIKSSDGIAQKSSSLNVNSRSSIASRSPCGSGRESEDESYVPYAPGISGENQVQETRSGSVSDKKTSIRSNSLSSERRPGSRSGSFGSDKNPDSRSNSFGTYTRPSPRSGSFKADQKSHKGTRLGRHSPKTSTVPSETQKNVDKKTAKQSDDNQYIDYEPGTVEVGNNAENPQVVNTECNSSVVSKTTVEKPSVQLPQYSMSTDPLFCEMLLVSQKGSESDKAGENESVKTAETSSNSQPKVSPSENSNTQPKINSSENYSYMEYAPEDYNSVEPSLKSPTVARSYINKESEDRLVKETGGKQEAGVHKSQGSVPTEAEIKSSNEQKEKKQRNDSKKEKSEAVVRQVLPLKTVLLDSGEEDDGYVGLDFGDQKRNSDLSYLSKPPGRGKQADDTSLSKPPGRGNQANGTSLSKPPGRGNQADGTSLSKPPGRGNQADGTSLSKPPGRGNQADGTSLSRPPGRGEGEGTSVDGDLYSRQGSRTDRRTDSRPRSSSGKDGVCCDQTGSTGLQKKTSVSSLQEHESVFKESNKENERSCESLNLKIPFPLSVTSNQELQKQNSMPCVAVESEQCRDVRREEELFNRRSCSDLASEYEEMSLPIAGGKSSSSQQLSAMPMLNYAKLDLGSSEEIPVEQKFRQTRHPSSPDDSGPPVQGYAEIDFEMSDNLKNARSKEKLPVKFSLE
- the LOC125646739 gene encoding mucin-2-like isoform X2, which encodes MMEHFDSEDDNVSRASTNRWSMMVFELPGSDILKTGYLKKLKTKKDKFFVLRSTSSSGPARLEYHDSEKKFKAGQLPKRQILLHHCFNINKKADTRQKNCIALYLVDECFAVVIKDTAEVQIWLDLLLEHQNEYLTDVQQPYPHYDYIWQVEIKPKGLGVSKHLSGGYRFCLQDTVCFVKNNSSKIEFEIQMMNIRRCGHKDGFFFMELGRHSPTGSGELWMQVDDAYIAQSMHEVLLSAMREPFRSRSNTSSSGRLRDAEIDGHETRSREGSHGQSSLRNKKKKMSRPGSALSPDVPSVPPISTSPASHVYENEGRFSGAGVYNPPKPSIITTSETKKSNSHKIPSDSFRERGLSNSMDQQKPRHDSFTSKKSELYGSSPGPDITLIKHLEVRSPSSVENPNSYLVMSPSQRSVSPFRDYPVERPGSSTSDHEIVPKQEGGYMDMKPGTVSNMGTNPDPGYIDMSLSSPHVDKAALTQTNSGYISMGAGHTGRIAVSAPIPIRQNKEPGYMEMGPSSQPLPQIKEGGSGEAYLPMTPSTHSPIPDTDNLRPAKMICYLSDDSMSGDLPKRSFSVGSRPTAKTLRHHTSYVEPKTKEDTTDNGRWQSAPHLIAQKKAQATHQYMNTESSLGSSPMSQSLFSEDSMVEMEYRPRATSESYRPRTSSVGKILSQSRQRSSSYGQQSKLAQLAHDVRRKVGSFESVRNPGMDKQLFHRTSNDSIGHLSISSKASSSESLRLSSRNSEYVDMHLEKSNDTGYIDMSIGTPKSRKSSACHSRSSSNQSLSSSPAVMNSFGIKQDTSPSIKIIKSSDGIAQKSSSLNVNSRSSIASRSPCGSGRESEDESYVPYAPGISGENQVQETRSGSVSDKKTSIRSNSLSSERRPGSRSGSFGSDKNPDSRSNSFGTYTRPSPRSGSFKADQKSHKGTRLGRHSPKTSTVPSETQKNVDKKTAKQSDDNQYIDYEPGTVEVGNNAENPQVVNTECNSSVVSKTTVEKPSVQLPQYSMSTDPLFCEMLLVSQKGSESDKAGENESVKTAETSSNSQPKVSPSENSNTQPKINSSENYSYMEYAPEDYNSVEPSLKSPTVARSYINKESEDRLVKETGGKQEAGVHKSQGSVPTEAEIKSSNEQKEKKQRNDSKKEKSEAVVRQVLPLKTVLLDSGEEDDGYVGLDFGDQKRNSDLSYLSKPPGRGKQADDTSLSKPPGRGNQANGTSLSKPPGRGNQADGTSLSKPPGRGNQADGTSLSKPPGRGNQADGTSLSRPPGRGEGEGTSVDGDLYSRQGSRTDRRTDSRPRSSSGKDGVCCDQTGSTGLQKKTSVSSLQEHESVFKESNKENERSCESLNLKIPFPLSVTSNQELQKQNSMPCVAVESEQCRDVRREEELFNRRSCSDLASEYEEMSLPIAGGKSSSSQQLSAMPMLNYAKLDLGSSEEIPVEQKFRQTRHPSSPDDSGPPVQGYAEIDFEMSDNLKNARSKEKLPVKFSLE
- the LOC125646739 gene encoding insulin receptor substrate 2-A-like isoform X3; the protein is MMEHFDSEDDNVSRASTNRWSMMVFELPGSDILKTGYLKKLKTKKDKFFVLRSTSSSGPARLEYHDSEKKFKAGQLPKRQILLHHCFNINKKADTRQKNCIALYLVDECFAVVIKDTAEVQIWLDLLLEHQNEYLTDVQQPYPHYDYIWQVEIKPKGLGVSKHLSGGYRFCLQDTVCFVKNNSSKIEFEIQMMNIRRCGHKDGFFFMELGRHSPTGSGELWMQVDDAYIAQSMHEVLLSAMREPFRSRSNTSSSGRLRDAEIDGHETRSREGSHGQSSLRNKKKKMSRPGSALSPDVPSVPPISTSPASSHKIPSDSFRERGLSNSMDQQKPRHDSFTSKKSELYGSSPGPDITLIKHLEVRSPSSVENPNSYLVMSPSQRSVSPFRDYPVERPGSSTSDHEIVPKQEGGYMDMKPGTVSNMGTNPDPGYIDMSLSSPHVDKAALTQTNSGYISMGAGHTGRIAVSAPIPIRQNKEPGYMEMGPSSQPLPQIKEGGSGEAYLPMTPSTHSPIPDTDNLRPAKMICYLSDDSMSGDLPKRSFSVGSRPTAKTLRHHTSYVEPKTKEDTTDNGRWQSAPHLIAQKKAQATHQYMNTESSLGSSPMSQSLFSEDSMVEMEYRPRATSESYRPRTSSVGKILSQSRQRSSSYGQQSKLAQLAHDVRRKVGSFESVRNPGMDKQLFHRTSNDSIGHLSISSKASSSESLRLSSRNSEYVDMHLEKSNDTGYIDMSIGTPKSRKSSACHSRSSSNQSLSSSPAVMNSFGIKQDTSPSIKIIKSSDGIAQKSSSLNVNSRSSIASRSPCGSGRESEDESYVPYAPGISGENQVQETRSGSVSDKKTSIRSNSLSSERRPGSRSGSFGSDKNPDSRSNSFGTYTRPSPRSGSFKADQKSHKGTRLGRHSPKTSTVPSETQKNVDKKTAKQSDDNQYIDYEPGTVEVGNNAENPQVVNTECNSSVVSKTTVEKPSVQLPQYSMSTDPLFCEMLLVSQKGSESDKAGENESVKTAETSSNSQPKVSPSENSNTQPKINSSENYSYMEYAPEDYNSVEPSLKSPTVARSYINKESEDRLVKETGGKQEAGVHKSQGSVPTEAEIKSSNEQKEKKQRNDSKKEKSEAVVRQVLPLKTVLLDSGEEDDGYVGLDFGDQKRNSDLSYLSKPPGRGKQADDTSLSKPPGRGNQANGTSLSKPPGRGNQADGTSLSKPPGRGNQADGTSLSKPPGRGNQADGTSLSRPPGRGEGEGTSVDGDLYSRQGSRTDRRTDSRPRSSSGKDGVCCDQTGSTGLQKKTSVSSLQEHESVFKESNKENERSCESLNLKIPFPLSVTSNQELQKQNSMPCVAVESEQCRDVRREEELFNRRSCSDLASEYEEMSLPIAGGKSSSSQQLSAMPMLNYAKLDLGSSEEIPVEQKFRQTRHPSSPDDSGPPVQGYAEIDFEMSDNLKNARSKEKLPVKFSLE